From Candidatus Neomarinimicrobiota bacterium, the proteins below share one genomic window:
- the purM gene encoding phosphoribosylformylglycinamidine cyclo-ligase, producing MSIDYKDAGVNIEKGYETVQRIKKDVESTHGSEVLGGIGGFGGLFVPDLSGMTQPVLVSGTDGVGTKLKLAFALNKHDSIGIDCVAMCVNDVICVGARPLFFLDYIATGALEPQQVEGVVAGIAEGCRQSGTALVGGETAEMPGFYARGEYDIAGFTVGLVDRPEMIDGKAVGVGDAIIGLASSGVHSNGFSLIRKLFPENQWGDSFGTSTLGETLLTPTRIYVKPVLDILKNYKINGIAHITGGGFIENIPRAFPDNYKAVIKKGSWPGQEIFSLIQSTAGLDDNAMFNTFNMGIGMVLIVAADQVNGALAALKELGEDAHQIGQIEAHQDGDHSLCFE from the coding sequence ATGAGCATTGATTACAAAGATGCTGGTGTAAATATTGAAAAAGGCTATGAAACCGTCCAACGTATTAAAAAGGATGTGGAATCCACCCATGGATCGGAGGTTTTAGGGGGTATAGGTGGATTTGGAGGTCTTTTCGTTCCTGATCTTTCCGGGATGACCCAGCCGGTTCTGGTTTCCGGAACTGATGGCGTAGGTACCAAGCTGAAATTGGCTTTTGCCCTGAACAAACACGACTCCATCGGCATTGATTGTGTGGCGATGTGTGTGAATGATGTTATTTGTGTTGGTGCCCGTCCCTTATTTTTCCTGGACTATATCGCGACCGGTGCTTTGGAGCCCCAACAGGTTGAAGGCGTAGTTGCCGGAATTGCAGAGGGCTGTCGCCAGAGTGGTACTGCCTTGGTGGGTGGTGAAACTGCTGAGATGCCTGGATTCTACGCCAGGGGAGAATACGACATTGCCGGTTTTACAGTGGGCTTGGTCGATCGTCCTGAAATGATTGATGGCAAGGCTGTTGGTGTCGGGGATGCCATCATTGGCTTGGCGTCCAGTGGTGTCCATTCCAATGGATTTTCCCTGATCAGAAAGCTCTTTCCTGAGAACCAATGGGGAGATTCATTTGGCACTTCCACCCTGGGAGAAACTTTACTGACACCGACTAGAATTTATGTAAAGCCTGTTCTGGACATCCTTAAGAATTATAAGATAAATGGGATTGCCCATATCACTGGTGGTGGATTCATCGAAAACATACCTCGGGCTTTTCCAGACAATTATAAAGCAGTCATTAAAAAAGGCAGCTGGCCCGGTCAGGAGATCTTCTCTCTGATCCAATCCACGGCTGGTCTTGATGATAACGCCATGTTCAATACCTTTAATATGGGCATCGGAATGGTGCTAATTGTTGCCGCAGATCAGGTGAATGGCGCATTGGCCGCATTAAAAGAGCTGGGCGAGGATGCTCATCAGATTGGTCAAATCGAAGCACATCAGGACGGGGACCATAGTCTATGCTTCGAATAG
- the purF gene encoding amidophosphoribosyltransferase, with the protein MSDKLNEECGVFGIFNTKTEETSQLIYYGLFALQHRGQESAGIAVSDGHQVNYYKDEGLVQEVFDPKLLNFLSGIHGIGHVRYSTTGGTTYENAQPVVIVSSKGQMALAHNGNLVNTKELMTGLESQGATFQSGTDSETILKLIAKNTIETSDVAAAIKQTMSVIRGGYSILLLTPDKLYAFRDPMGLRPLIMGKRDDAYVFASESCAIDSIKGDIIRDVRPGEIISVDENGIHSEQVEIGSTHICSFEYVYFARTDSVIDGLNVYEARVNMGHRLFKETGRLADIVIDIPDSGTSAALGYSQASGVPFSKGFYRNAYIGRTFISPKQDMREIGVNFKLSPIRRNVEGKSVIMIDDSIVRGTTITRIVKSLRRAGAREVHVMITSPPVKYSCYYGIDTPDSKQLIASNKPVGDIAIEIGADSLSYLTHAGLSSSLSKAGLGTCMACFDGKYPVPVEEGK; encoded by the coding sequence ATGTCTGATAAACTCAACGAAGAATGTGGTGTTTTTGGTATTTTTAACACCAAAACAGAAGAAACATCCCAACTGATCTATTATGGACTTTTTGCCCTCCAGCACCGGGGACAGGAAAGTGCCGGAATCGCAGTTAGTGATGGCCATCAGGTCAACTACTACAAGGATGAAGGTCTGGTTCAGGAGGTTTTCGATCCAAAACTGTTGAATTTCCTGAGCGGTATCCACGGTATTGGCCATGTTCGTTACAGTACTACAGGTGGCACCACCTACGAGAATGCCCAGCCTGTGGTCATCGTTAGTTCCAAGGGACAGATGGCTCTGGCTCATAATGGCAACCTGGTCAACACCAAAGAATTGATGACCGGTCTAGAGAGTCAGGGAGCCACTTTTCAATCCGGTACAGATTCAGAAACAATTCTGAAGCTCATTGCCAAGAATACAATCGAAACAAGTGATGTTGCTGCCGCTATCAAGCAGACCATGTCCGTCATTCGGGGTGGTTACTCCATTCTTCTGCTGACTCCTGATAAACTATATGCATTTCGTGATCCAATGGGTTTGCGACCGCTGATCATGGGTAAGCGAGATGACGCTTACGTTTTCGCTTCAGAGAGTTGTGCCATTGATTCCATTAAGGGAGATATCATCAGGGATGTCCGTCCCGGTGAGATCATCTCAGTTGATGAAAATGGCATTCACTCTGAGCAGGTGGAGATTGGTTCGACCCATATTTGCTCTTTTGAATATGTCTATTTCGCCCGTACCGACTCAGTAATTGATGGCCTGAATGTCTATGAAGCCCGGGTAAATATGGGGCATCGCCTGTTCAAGGAAACAGGACGCCTGGCGGATATTGTCATCGATATTCCCGATTCCGGGACTTCTGCAGCCCTGGGTTATTCACAGGCTTCCGGTGTGCCCTTCAGTAAAGGTTTTTACCGCAATGCCTATATCGGCAGGACCTTCATCAGTCCCAAGCAGGATATGCGTGAGATCGGTGTAAATTTCAAATTATCGCCCATTCGCCGTAATGTGGAAGGTAAAAGTGTGATCATGATCGATGACTCCATCGTGCGTGGAACCACTATTACCCGTATTGTCAAGTCGCTAAGACGAGCCGGAGCCAGGGAAGTTCACGTGATGATCACCAGTCCTCCGGTTAAGTACAGCTGTTATTACGGTATTGACACACCTGACAGCAAACAACTCATCGCCTCCAATAAGCCAGTTGGTGATATTGCCATTGAAATTGGTGCTGATAGCCTTTCCTATCTCACACACGCCGGATTGAGCAGCAGTCTTTCAAAGGCTGGACTGGGAACCTGCATGGCCTGTTTTGATGGAAAATATCCAGTACCGGTTGAGGAGGGCAAATGA
- the purL gene encoding phosphoribosylformylglycinamidine synthase subunit PurL, giving the protein MDWIIKMTEKKTGMTEKLWIKAGLTDSEYELLTSHMKREPNTVELALYAQMWSEHCGYTHTRPLFKHFLTTGPRIVQGPGENAGIVDIDDDEVLTFKLESHNHPSAIAPFQGAATGVGGIVRDILAMGAYPIASLNSLHFGHPGDAGHTRYLISEVVRGIGEYGNCLGVPTVGGELRFANAYKGNPLVNAMCVGYMKKSQIKKAIATGVGNSLMIVGNLTGRDGMGGASFASKDLDEENEEDRGAIQVGDPFMEKLLIEACLEVFEEDYVVGVQDMGAAGILSSSVETASKAGNGVEIDVALVPKREEAMRPEEVMISESQERMLLIVKKGKEDKVNKIFHKWDLHAVVIGHVTDDGLYRVLEDGKTVGEVPVWSLMDAPTYILEGQEPAHLKQTKSFKNEDVAIPQNLNETLTTLLAAPDICSKEWVYRQYDHRVQMNTVIKPGSDAAIIRIKGRDKAVGMTMDSNGRYCYLNPRRGAQSIVAESARNQIASGAEPIAITDGLNFGNPEHPEVYYQLEQSIIGLSEACRALDTPVIGGNASLYNQTPEFGAIYPTPIIGMVGLVKSLSHVTTMEFKNEGDFILLIGETREELGASEYLDQIHGLITGDVPELDLELERRTQNFILDIIRQGLVQSAHDLGDGGFAVALAESCIMGELGAEVSFDLDLRSDSLLFGESQTRFMLSASAEAAEKIIDLAADQGLEAANIGRVNSGNQLVINNMDKNLVDVSVSDCSHAFKTGFDKMMKTDV; this is encoded by the coding sequence ATGGATTGGATCATTAAGATGACTGAGAAGAAGACTGGCATGACAGAAAAATTATGGATCAAAGCCGGGTTGACTGACTCGGAATATGAATTGTTAACCAGCCACATGAAGCGTGAGCCCAATACGGTTGAGCTGGCCCTGTATGCTCAGATGTGGTCAGAACACTGTGGCTACACGCATACACGACCTCTATTCAAACACTTCCTTACCACGGGTCCCCGCATTGTTCAGGGACCGGGAGAGAACGCTGGAATTGTAGATATCGATGATGACGAGGTGCTTACCTTTAAGCTGGAAAGTCACAATCATCCCTCAGCTATTGCACCCTTCCAGGGGGCAGCTACCGGTGTAGGCGGAATTGTGCGCGACATCTTAGCCATGGGTGCCTATCCCATTGCCTCATTGAATTCGCTCCATTTTGGACATCCCGGCGATGCCGGTCACACTCGCTACTTGATATCGGAAGTCGTCCGGGGTATCGGTGAATATGGCAATTGTCTGGGTGTGCCCACTGTGGGTGGGGAGTTGCGTTTTGCTAATGCTTACAAGGGTAATCCCCTGGTCAATGCCATGTGCGTGGGTTACATGAAGAAATCTCAGATCAAAAAAGCCATTGCCACCGGTGTGGGCAACAGCCTGATGATTGTCGGTAACCTGACGGGTCGTGATGGTATGGGCGGTGCCAGCTTTGCCTCCAAGGATCTGGACGAAGAGAACGAAGAAGATCGCGGAGCCATTCAGGTGGGTGACCCCTTTATGGAAAAATTGCTCATCGAGGCCTGTCTGGAAGTTTTTGAAGAAGATTACGTTGTCGGTGTGCAGGATATGGGCGCTGCAGGCATCCTGTCTTCATCGGTTGAAACTGCCAGTAAGGCTGGTAATGGAGTAGAGATCGATGTAGCCCTGGTTCCCAAACGCGAAGAAGCCATGCGCCCGGAAGAGGTCATGATCTCTGAATCACAGGAACGCATGCTGCTTATCGTGAAAAAAGGCAAGGAAGACAAGGTTAACAAGATCTTCCATAAATGGGATCTGCACGCAGTTGTTATTGGTCATGTTACTGATGACGGCTTGTATCGTGTACTGGAAGATGGCAAAACAGTGGGGGAGGTTCCAGTTTGGTCACTCATGGATGCGCCAACCTATATTCTTGAGGGGCAAGAACCAGCTCATCTGAAACAGACCAAAAGTTTCAAAAATGAAGATGTTGCCATTCCTCAAAATCTGAATGAGACCTTGACAACTCTTTTGGCTGCTCCTGATATTTGCTCCAAAGAATGGGTTTATCGCCAGTATGATCATCGGGTTCAGATGAATACGGTCATAAAACCGGGGTCAGATGCTGCCATTATCCGGATCAAAGGCCGTGATAAAGCGGTTGGAATGACCATGGATTCGAATGGACGCTACTGCTATCTGAATCCTCGGAGAGGAGCACAAAGTATCGTGGCAGAATCAGCTCGGAATCAGATTGCTTCAGGGGCTGAACCGATTGCCATCACAGATGGTCTGAACTTTGGTAATCCGGAACACCCTGAAGTCTATTATCAGTTGGAACAGTCCATCATTGGTCTCAGTGAAGCATGTCGGGCATTGGATACCCCTGTGATTGGTGGCAATGCCAGTCTCTATAATCAAACGCCTGAATTCGGAGCAATTTATCCCACACCTATCATTGGTATGGTCGGTCTGGTGAAATCCTTGAGTCATGTTACCACCATGGAATTTAAGAATGAGGGTGATTTTATTCTTCTCATCGGTGAAACCAGAGAAGAATTGGGTGCCTCAGAGTATCTGGATCAAATCCATGGATTGATCACAGGTGATGTACCTGAACTGGATCTGGAGTTGGAACGCAGGACTCAGAATTTTATCCTGGATATTATTCGTCAGGGTCTGGTGCAAAGCGCCCATGATCTAGGTGATGGCGGTTTTGCTGTTGCCCTGGCCGAGTCTTGTATCATGGGTGAGCTGGGGGCCGAAGTATCCTTTGATCTTGACCTGCGTTCGGACTCCCTCCTTTTTGGAGAAAGTCAAACCCGCTTCATGTTGTCTGCCAGCGCTGAAGCAGCAGAGAAGATCATTGATCTGGCTGCTGATCAGGGTCTTGAAGCAGCCAATATTGGCAGGGTAAATTCCGGTAACCAGTTGGTCATCAACAATATGGATAAAAATTTAGTTGATGTTAGTGTTAGCGACTGCTCCCATGCCTTCAAAACCGGTTTTGACAAAATGATGAAAACTGATGTATGA
- the purQ gene encoding phosphoribosylformylglycinamidine synthase subunit PurQ yields the protein MNWGVLLFPGSNCAEDCFHVIDKVLGKPVTYLWHKDTDLGDVNAIIIPGGFSYGDHLRPGAIAHLSPAMTAVKEFADKGGLVIGICNGFQILTEARMLPGSLLQNKGIKFLCQDQTLRVENAETAFTSEYETGAVVGFPIAHNEGNYYAKPKTIAEMEKNGQILFRYCNAEGEVSDATNPNGSINSIAGIINRTGNVVGMMPHPERSSDAVLGLSDGKGVFISMLKYLEEKHGLDH from the coding sequence ATGAATTGGGGTGTACTTCTATTCCCCGGTTCTAACTGTGCCGAGGATTGTTTTCATGTCATCGATAAGGTTTTGGGAAAACCAGTCACTTATCTGTGGCACAAAGACACCGATCTGGGTGATGTAAATGCCATTATTATTCCTGGTGGATTTTCCTATGGAGACCACTTGAGACCAGGGGCTATTGCCCATCTTTCACCCGCCATGACTGCGGTTAAAGAATTTGCTGACAAGGGTGGCCTGGTTATTGGTATCTGCAATGGATTTCAGATTCTGACCGAAGCTCGGATGCTGCCAGGAAGTCTTTTACAGAATAAAGGTATAAAATTTCTCTGCCAGGACCAAACTTTGAGAGTAGAGAATGCTGAAACAGCCTTTACCAGTGAATATGAAACGGGGGCTGTAGTTGGTTTCCCAATTGCCCATAATGAGGGTAATTACTACGCCAAGCCCAAGACCATTGCTGAAATGGAAAAGAATGGTCAGATCCTGTTCCGCTATTGCAATGCTGAAGGTGAAGTCAGCGATGCCACCAACCCCAATGGTTCCATCAATAGTATTGCAGGAATCATCAATCGCACGGGCAATGTGGTTGGCATGATGCCTCATCCCGAACGTAGTTCTGATGCTGTATTAGGATTGAGCGATGGCAAGGGTGTCTTTATTTCCATGTTGAAATACCTGGAAGAAAAACATGGATTGGATCATTAA
- the purS gene encoding phosphoribosylformylglycinamidine synthase subunit PurS: MLKAIVTVMLKKGIFDPQGRAVQNGLESIGFEGIGSVRVGKQIEIVLDTQDQANAEASVHKMCDKMLANPVVESYSFEIVEA, from the coding sequence ATGCTGAAAGCAATCGTAACCGTCATGTTGAAAAAAGGAATCTTTGATCCTCAGGGGAGAGCGGTTCAGAATGGCTTGGAGTCAATCGGATTTGAAGGTATTGGAAGTGTTCGCGTTGGTAAACAGATCGAGATCGTTCTGGATACCCAGGATCAAGCCAATGCTGAAGCTTCTGTCCATAAAATGTGTGATAAAATGTTAGCCAATCCTGTGGTGGAATCATATAGCTTTGAGATTGTGGAGGCCTGA
- the purE gene encoding 5-(carboxyamino)imidazole ribonucleotide mutase, whose amino-acid sequence MAKIAIILGSDSDLPVLDKGFKIIEQLGLEFELRILSAHRTHEAVTEYIESLDIKGIDVIIAGAGKAAHLPGVIAAQTIKPVIGLPIRASLDGIDALYSIVQMPGGIPVATVGINASDNAVLLAAQILALKFPEIAQKLADHRIEMRDVVLEKDRKIQEKYNK is encoded by the coding sequence ATGGCTAAAATTGCAATTATTCTAGGCAGCGACAGTGACCTTCCTGTTCTGGATAAAGGATTCAAGATCATTGAACAGTTGGGTCTGGAATTTGAGTTGAGAATCCTCTCAGCCCACCGCACCCATGAAGCGGTCACAGAATATATCGAGAGTCTGGATATAAAAGGGATCGATGTGATCATTGCCGGTGCCGGTAAAGCAGCTCATCTACCAGGTGTTATTGCAGCTCAGACAATCAAGCCGGTAATTGGATTACCTATTCGAGCCAGTCTGGATGGAATCGATGCTTTGTATTCTATCGTCCAGATGCCAGGTGGGATTCCGGTGGCAACAGTAGGCATCAATGCCAGTGACAATGCAGTGCTGCTAGCTGCGCAGATTTTGGCTCTGAAGTTTCCTGAGATTGCCCAAAAGCTGGCCGATCACCGGATAGAAATGCGAGATGTTGTTCTGGAGAAGGATCGGAAGATCCAGGAAAAGTATAATAAGTGA
- the pyrI gene encoding aspartate carbamoyltransferase regulatory subunit: MKVMKVDAIRNGTVIDHIPAGRGQRVLGILKPRGSDVVMMGMNFSSKAMQKKDIIKIEGRELNQHEVNSIALIAPAAKVSIIRDFNVIRKFQVEVPEVIEGLVACPNPKCITNAEPMVTRFRLLDAAGPQLSCQYCERVYTADEMDHI, from the coding sequence ATGAAAGTCATGAAGGTAGATGCCATCCGAAATGGTACTGTGATCGATCATATTCCGGCTGGGCGAGGTCAACGAGTTCTTGGTATTCTGAAGCCCCGGGGAAGCGATGTGGTTATGATGGGGATGAACTTTTCCAGTAAAGCTATGCAAAAAAAAGACATCATCAAGATCGAGGGACGGGAATTGAATCAGCACGAGGTGAACAGTATTGCCTTGATAGCTCCTGCTGCAAAAGTGAGTATTATCAGAGATTTCAATGTGATCCGGAAGTTTCAGGTTGAAGTGCCTGAAGTAATCGAAGGGCTTGTTGCCTGTCCGAATCCTAAATGCATTACCAATGCTGAACCCATGGTAACTCGCTTCAGGCTATTGGATGCAGCAGGTCCGCAATTGTCATGTCAATACTGCGAGCGGGTGTATACCGCGGATGAGATGGATCATATATAG
- the pyrB gene encoding aspartate carbamoyltransferase translates to MKHLISMRDLNADKILQLLALAESLEKDPGQLDLSRRVMAAVFYEASTRTRMSFESAMKRLGGEVIAMVGTSGTSVEKGETLADTTKVIARYADIIVIRHPMEGAARYVSEQVDIPVINAGDGANQHPTQSLLDLYTIKKAQGTLEGLKLALVGDLKYGRTVHSLAYALAPFNPEFYFISPKSLGMPNHILNDLTRMGVKFIEKTKINKIVDNIDILYVTRIQRERFPDREEYEKVKNAYIITADLLKNAKDNLKVMHPLPRVNEITTDVDSTKYAYYFDQAENGVYMRQAILATLLGEVK, encoded by the coding sequence ATGAAACATCTGATTTCCATGCGCGACCTGAACGCGGATAAGATTCTCCAGCTCCTGGCTTTGGCTGAAAGTCTGGAAAAAGATCCCGGCCAGCTCGATCTATCGCGACGGGTTATGGCAGCAGTGTTCTATGAAGCATCAACCCGTACCAGAATGTCGTTTGAATCTGCCATGAAACGGTTGGGTGGTGAAGTAATAGCCATGGTGGGAACCAGCGGCACTTCAGTGGAAAAAGGTGAGACCCTGGCCGATACAACCAAAGTTATCGCTCGTTATGCTGACATCATTGTTATCAGGCATCCCATGGAAGGGGCTGCCCGCTATGTCTCTGAACAAGTTGATATTCCTGTGATCAATGCAGGTGATGGCGCCAACCAACATCCAACTCAATCACTTCTGGATTTGTATACTATTAAGAAAGCCCAGGGAACCCTTGAGGGTTTAAAGCTGGCTCTCGTAGGTGACCTGAAATACGGTCGCACCGTACATTCATTGGCCTACGCTTTGGCTCCCTTCAATCCGGAGTTTTATTTCATTTCCCCAAAATCATTGGGTATGCCGAATCATATTCTGAATGACCTCACCAGGATGGGTGTCAAATTTATAGAAAAAACCAAGATCAATAAGATAGTAGATAATATTGATATCTTGTATGTGACCCGGATCCAACGCGAAAGGTTTCCAGATCGCGAAGAATACGAGAAGGTCAAGAACGCCTATATCATTACGGCGGATCTTTTGAAGAACGCCAAGGATAATCTGAAGGTCATGCATCCCTTACCCCGAGTCAATGAGATCACCACAGATGTTGATTCAACAAAATATGCTTACTATTTCGATCAAGCTGAAAACGGAGTTTATATGCGTCAGGCTATTCTGGCAACTCTGCTAGGGGAGGTGAAGTGA
- the pyrF gene encoding orotidine-5'-phosphate decarboxylase: MENGKRTLILDLHRIGALKFGEFKLKSGAISPFYIDLRSIISYPEIIKNIVQLLKAAMTDKKFDVITGIPYTALPLAAQLSIELDTPLVYQRKEVKAYGTGKLIEGHFEEGQTCLIIDDLITTGESKFEAAEGMEHAGLKVEDFICLIDRSYNGTEILAAKGYKLSSIITVEDMLAVLTAEKLMDETLAQKVRDFVNQPVEKPQLKFTDRLAATTTPMTRKLMEAILRKESNLILSLDVEDSASFFQILDQVGPEIFMVKTHIDIIKDFRGDFIPRLRGLAEKHDFIIFEDRKFADIGSTVRKQFRSGVYKIADWAEYVTVHMIAGEAILDGLFGDLETPRSSFLLARMSAKGNLISETYTRQVLDIGKRRKECVSGYIGHGADVEDIKRFRNKIPQDQLFLMPGVNLDSRGDGLGQQYLMVEDAIMGGADAIIVGRGIVASKDPGAEAKRYRSAAWKAFEARNK; the protein is encoded by the coding sequence GTGGAAAATGGTAAACGAACCCTGATCCTGGACCTGCACCGCATCGGTGCCTTGAAATTTGGCGAATTCAAACTCAAATCAGGCGCCATATCCCCCTTTTATATTGATCTGAGAAGCATCATCTCGTATCCGGAGATCATCAAGAATATTGTACAGTTGCTGAAAGCTGCCATGACCGATAAAAAGTTCGATGTTATTACCGGGATACCCTATACAGCTCTGCCACTGGCAGCTCAATTATCAATTGAGTTAGATACCCCCCTGGTCTATCAACGGAAAGAAGTCAAAGCCTATGGGACGGGAAAATTGATCGAGGGTCACTTCGAAGAAGGGCAGACCTGTCTTATTATTGATGATCTGATCACCACAGGGGAAAGCAAATTCGAAGCTGCAGAAGGCATGGAGCATGCCGGACTCAAGGTGGAGGATTTTATCTGTCTTATTGATCGCAGCTACAATGGAACCGAGATATTGGCCGCTAAGGGCTATAAGTTATCATCCATTATCACGGTTGAGGATATGCTTGCCGTTTTGACAGCAGAAAAACTGATGGATGAGACACTGGCGCAGAAAGTCCGTGATTTTGTGAACCAGCCAGTGGAGAAACCACAGCTGAAATTTACAGACCGTCTGGCTGCCACCACAACTCCCATGACCCGCAAGCTCATGGAGGCCATCCTGCGCAAGGAATCGAACCTGATCCTTTCACTGGATGTGGAAGATAGTGCCAGCTTTTTTCAGATCCTGGATCAGGTAGGTCCCGAGATTTTTATGGTGAAGACCCATATAGACATTATCAAAGATTTCAGAGGTGATTTTATTCCACGCCTCCGTGGTTTGGCTGAAAAGCATGATTTCATCATCTTTGAAGATCGCAAATTTGCGGATATCGGCAGTACGGTACGCAAACAGTTTCGCTCAGGTGTGTATAAGATCGCCGACTGGGCAGAATATGTCACGGTTCACATGATCGCCGGCGAAGCCATTCTGGATGGTCTCTTTGGAGATTTGGAAACACCTCGTTCCAGCTTTTTATTGGCTCGTATGAGTGCCAAGGGAAATCTTATTTCAGAGACCTACACCCGTCAGGTCCTGGATATTGGGAAACGACGTAAAGAATGTGTGAGTGGTTACATCGGTCACGGGGCTGATGTAGAGGATATTAAGCGCTTTCGTAATAAGATCCCCCAGGATCAGTTGTTCCTTATGCCCGGAGTGAACCTGGACAGCAGGGGGGATGGCTTGGGGCAACAGTATCTTATGGTTGAAGATGCAATTATGGGTGGTGCCGATGCCATCATTGTGGGTCGAGGGATCGTTGCCAGCAAGGATCCCGGTGCCGAGGCAAAACGCTACCGCTCTGCCGCCTGGAAAGCTTTTGAAGCAAGAAATAAGTAA
- a CDS encoding dihydroorotate dehydrogenase electron transfer subunit, with translation MKRDRQTLPIVAIREENVSLRTFTFETSLQALPGQFIMLTVFSQGEKPFSILDVTESSFSMTIKNIGPFTERLFQMDVGDIISIRGPYGQPFSQETGRILMVGGGYATPPLRFQAKVLREAGVRYLVNVNGARSETDLLYVPDFMDYCDRSLIATDDGSQGYRGTSVAVMQDVLGEESFDRIYISGPEKMMKAATTVARQFGVPFEVNLERYMKCGVGVCGSCVMDPHGFILCMEGPVVDHKTLDKLEEFGVSHRDKTGRITAL, from the coding sequence TTGAAACGTGATCGCCAAACCCTCCCCATTGTCGCCATCCGCGAAGAGAACGTCTCCTTACGTACCTTTACCTTTGAAACCTCCCTGCAGGCTCTGCCCGGACAGTTCATCATGTTAACAGTATTCAGCCAGGGCGAAAAACCATTTTCAATTCTGGACGTGACCGAATCTTCATTCTCCATGACCATTAAGAATATTGGACCATTCACTGAGCGCTTATTCCAAATGGATGTGGGAGATATCATCTCGATCAGGGGACCTTATGGTCAACCTTTTTCACAGGAAACTGGTCGGATCCTCATGGTGGGAGGGGGCTATGCCACACCACCTCTGCGCTTTCAAGCCAAGGTACTAAGGGAGGCTGGAGTTCGCTACCTGGTGAACGTCAATGGAGCTCGTAGCGAAACAGACTTGCTATATGTCCCCGATTTCATGGATTATTGTGATCGTTCTTTGATTGCCACCGATGATGGTTCTCAGGGATACAGAGGAACCAGTGTCGCTGTTATGCAGGATGTCCTGGGCGAAGAATCCTTTGATCGGATTTACATCTCCGGACCGGAAAAGATGATGAAAGCTGCCACAACCGTAGCCAGACAGTTTGGTGTTCCCTTTGAGGTCAATCTGGAGCGTTATATGAAATGCGGTGTTGGTGTTTGTGGCTCCTGTGTCATGGATCCTCACGGCTTCATCCTGTGTATGGAAGGTCCAGTTGTGGATCACAAAACTTTGGATAAACTGGAAGAATTTGGCGTTTCACATCGGGATAAAACCGGCCGGATCACAGCACTTTGA